One stretch of Deinococcus taeanensis DNA includes these proteins:
- a CDS encoding O-antigen ligase family protein: MTSPDHALRGALERAALAALFAFVAWGPLAQGSTFPGGRAGLTVLGLLTGGLYLAASALSPAPARPWRSPWALCLWALLGWLTLSVLRAPAGAAPQGLLLAGVMLAALSARGLLVSARRRAAFGAWLLGLTVLMAAYVAAQHLGGGWTLQVDPDTLSGTYYHPSHYTGWVTLALPVCVWAVFQGPQWWVRAAGLSAGVILTGSLLHTNSSSLPTALLAAALAGVLAIWRRHRLLGSLAAAALLAGVGAGVWLLATPPGRHALDDLMGGIQTKSVDRFLVERGKLWTMDAQAAQAAPVTGVGPGNFVSFIPRFRPERAEGPYDLAFNFVNYAHNDYYQLAIELGWTGLALYAALLLLTLAAAPRQDPLGASVTAGLVALWISGLWDAHATVVPGTMAWAWVACGLIAARAWGPLPAPGAARDGRPGALTPDPGLITLGSVPGGKAHE, translated from the coding sequence GTGACCTCGCCCGACCACGCGCTGCGCGGCGCCCTCGAACGGGCCGCCCTGGCGGCGCTGTTCGCGTTTGTCGCCTGGGGGCCGCTGGCCCAGGGCAGCACCTTTCCCGGTGGCCGCGCCGGCCTGACGGTCCTGGGCCTGCTGACCGGCGGCCTGTACCTCGCCGCCAGCGCGCTGTCCCCCGCGCCCGCCCGGCCGTGGCGTTCGCCGTGGGCGCTGTGCCTGTGGGCGCTGCTGGGCTGGCTGACGCTGAGCGTGCTGCGCGCGCCGGCCGGCGCCGCGCCGCAGGGCCTGCTGCTCGCCGGCGTGATGCTCGCGGCGCTCAGCGCGCGCGGCCTGCTCGTCTCGGCCCGGCGCCGCGCGGCGTTCGGCGCGTGGCTGCTGGGGCTCACCGTGCTGATGGCCGCGTACGTGGCCGCGCAGCACCTCGGCGGCGGCTGGACCCTGCAGGTCGATCCGGACACCCTCAGCGGCACGTACTACCACCCGAGCCACTACACCGGCTGGGTGACCCTCGCGCTGCCGGTGTGCGTCTGGGCGGTGTTCCAGGGCCCGCAGTGGTGGGTGCGGGCCGCCGGGCTGAGCGCCGGGGTGATCCTGACCGGGTCCCTGCTGCACACGAACTCCTCGAGCCTGCCCACCGCGCTGCTCGCCGCGGCCCTGGCCGGCGTGCTGGCCATCTGGCGCCGCCACCGCCTGCTGGGCTCGCTGGCGGCGGCGGCGCTGCTGGCCGGCGTCGGCGCCGGGGTGTGGCTGCTTGCCACGCCGCCGGGCCGGCACGCCCTGGACGACCTGATGGGCGGCATCCAGACCAAAAGCGTCGACCGCTTTCTGGTCGAGCGCGGCAAGCTCTGGACCATGGACGCGCAGGCCGCGCAGGCCGCGCCGGTCACGGGCGTCGGGCCGGGCAACTTCGTGTCGTTCATTCCCCGCTTCCGGCCCGAACGGGCCGAAGGCCCGTACGACCTCGCCTTCAACTTCGTGAACTACGCCCACAACGACTACTACCAGCTGGCCATCGAACTGGGCTGGACTGGCCTCGCGCTGTACGCCGCGCTGCTGCTGCTTACCCTGGCGGCCGCGCCCCGGCAGGATCCGCTCGGCGCGTCCGTCACGGCCGGGCTGGTCGCCCTGTGGATCTCCGGCCTCTGGGACGCGCACGCCACGGTCGTGCCCGGCACCATGGCCTGGGCCTGGGTGGCGTGCGGCCTGATCGCCGCGCGCGCCTGGGGCCCACTGCCGGCCCCCGGCGCCGCCCGGGACGGTCGGCCCGGCGCCCTCACGCCGGATCCCGGCCTCATTACCCTTGGCTCCGTGCCGGGAGGAAAGGCGCATGAATGA
- a CDS encoding tetratricopeptide repeat protein, whose amino-acid sequence MAPRPLALITAGLILTGTAALCRETLNVYGASRARDQAEALRENGEYDQAWRTLEAALRVTPNAAELWTELGQTYRAAWFFRLKPELLRSALQAYERAESLNPLSAAPPAELARTFALAGADREADRAFLRALRHDPRNPGLLVDRAQTLEKLGQRPAALALYRAAAHIKPNEYSQAAEERLRSRP is encoded by the coding sequence ATGGCGCCGCGGCCCCTCGCCCTGATCACGGCCGGATTGATTCTCACCGGAACCGCCGCGCTGTGCCGCGAAACGCTGAACGTGTACGGCGCCAGCCGCGCGCGCGATCAGGCTGAGGCGCTGCGGGAAAACGGCGAGTACGATCAGGCCTGGCGCACCCTGGAAGCGGCGCTGCGGGTCACACCGAACGCCGCCGAACTGTGGACGGAACTGGGGCAGACCTACCGCGCCGCGTGGTTCTTCCGGCTGAAACCCGAACTGCTGCGCTCCGCCCTGCAGGCGTACGAACGCGCCGAATCTCTCAACCCGCTGAGCGCCGCGCCCCCGGCGGAACTGGCCCGCACCTTCGCGCTGGCCGGCGCCGACCGGGAAGCCGACCGGGCGTTTCTCCGCGCGCTGCGCCACGACCCGCGCAACCCGGGTCTGCTCGTGGACCGCGCCCAGACCCTGGAGAAACTCGGGCAGCGTCCGGCCGCCCTGGCGCTTTACCGCGCCGCGGCCCACATCAAACCCAACGAGTACTCGCAGGCCGCTGAAGAGCGGCTCCGGAGCCGCCCGTGA
- a CDS encoding substrate-binding domain-containing protein, whose product MKKSISNRDVERIAQHAALPPEQVRKALALKGDVPPDTVERVMASARTLRYTISARDRVAMAADTSVATVNRAYRPDARHLVRPDLLRRIEFEAGRLGYTPDLVAQARRSHGSPIVALCVELDQLLNPYHAQMLFHLMNTFVQRDRHPVITPITSERSLPELAQSGVTSSVVLWEGRHTRNQVTLLTATSRRAVLIGRHEGVPSVAPDWVTASGQLTRRALTRGYDLLHLGYFSPERWLPGARLEGVARVLAEQSGPLPQLRLWTDPNLNHAQAIATLRRRGQHLAADLFAQLSATPGALDVRRARRGAAVTEELMDELNLRIGEQGQRVAVLGLSDMTARLLLHTLETQRPEWTLGERVGLVGYDNIEPLLSYLHPVLTTVAYDMSALCQQVAELTEADHPAGDGPAPFQVVPTTVVDRQSL is encoded by the coding sequence ATGAAGAAGTCGATCTCCAACCGAGACGTCGAACGCATCGCCCAGCACGCCGCCCTGCCGCCCGAGCAGGTCCGCAAGGCCCTGGCCCTGAAAGGGGACGTGCCGCCCGACACGGTCGAGCGCGTGATGGCCAGCGCACGCACCCTGAGGTACACCATCAGCGCCCGCGACCGCGTGGCCATGGCCGCTGACACGTCCGTCGCCACCGTCAACCGCGCCTACCGGCCCGACGCGCGTCACCTCGTGCGGCCTGACCTGCTGCGCCGCATCGAGTTCGAAGCCGGCCGCCTGGGCTACACCCCGGACCTCGTCGCGCAGGCCCGCCGCAGCCACGGCAGCCCGATCGTGGCCCTGTGCGTGGAACTCGACCAGCTGCTCAACCCCTACCACGCGCAGATGCTCTTTCACCTGATGAACACCTTCGTGCAGCGCGACCGTCACCCGGTGATCACGCCGATCACGTCCGAGCGCAGCCTGCCGGAACTCGCGCAGTCCGGCGTCACCAGCAGCGTGGTGCTGTGGGAGGGCCGCCACACCCGCAACCAGGTGACCCTGCTGACCGCCACCAGCCGCCGGGCCGTGCTGATCGGCCGGCACGAGGGCGTGCCAAGCGTCGCGCCCGACTGGGTCACGGCCTCCGGGCAGCTCACCCGGCGCGCCCTGACCCGCGGCTACGACCTGCTGCACCTCGGGTACTTCAGTCCGGAACGCTGGTTGCCCGGCGCCCGGCTCGAAGGCGTGGCGCGCGTGCTGGCTGAACAGAGCGGCCCTCTGCCGCAGCTGCGCCTGTGGACCGACCCGAACCTCAACCACGCGCAGGCCATCGCCACGCTGCGCCGCCGCGGCCAGCACCTCGCTGCCGACCTGTTCGCGCAGCTGAGCGCCACGCCCGGCGCGCTCGACGTGCGCCGCGCGCGGCGCGGCGCGGCCGTCACCGAGGAACTGATGGACGAGCTCAACCTGCGGATCGGGGAGCAGGGACAGCGGGTGGCGGTGCTGGGCCTGTCGGACATGACGGCCCGGCTGCTGCTGCACACCCTGGAAACCCAGCGGCCCGAATGGACCCTCGGCGAGCGGGTGGGCCTCGTGGGATACGACAACATCGAACCGCTCCTGAGTTACCTCCACCCGGTCCTCACCACCGTGGCCTACGACATGAGTGCGCTGTGCCAGCAGGTCGCGGAGCTCACGGAAGCCGACCATCCCGCCGGCGACGGGCCCGCGCCGTTCCAGGTGGTGCCGACCACCGTCGTCGACCGGCAGTCCCTATAG
- a CDS encoding exopolysaccharide biosynthesis polyprenyl glycosylphosphotransferase yields the protein MLSVRSERVVTKATQSMAFLYLRRRVLNGTALLAGDLLALEVSLRLAGALRRLLFGELFLPSWSGLLAATWLLGAYLNKLLPSWGLGVVEEVRRIIGLVALVFGVTILAIVLVGQGGDFSRLVLGLGALIACPLVLTLRYVVRRVLMRAQLWGVPTIVYGAHEGVIAALQATPGLGYLPVGVFDDVPDGRVLGVPVLGPLQAINLGQPVAPVAIVALPQLKRAEFAHLLEGTLRAYRKVVVVSAMADLPSLWAMSVDMGGILGLELTRNLLDPTARLLKRAFDLTSVLVTAACWVPLCLLLALGLWLETRTSPLFLQERVGEDGRQFFTWKFRTMVPNAEQVLERHLAQNPALRAEWETHFKLRVDPRITRLGALLRKTSLDELPQLVNVLRGEMSLVGPRPLPAYHESQLLPRTRQIRAQVQPGMTGLWQVSGRSAAGNAGMERWDPYYVRNWSLWLDLVILARTLKVVVLGSGAY from the coding sequence GTGCTGAGCGTCCGATCTGAACGAGTTGTCACCAAGGCCACGCAGTCCATGGCTTTCCTGTACCTCCGCCGCCGCGTGCTGAACGGCACGGCGCTGCTTGCCGGGGACCTGCTGGCCCTGGAGGTTTCCCTGCGTCTGGCGGGCGCGCTGCGCCGGCTGCTGTTCGGCGAGCTGTTCCTGCCCTCCTGGAGCGGTCTGCTGGCCGCCACCTGGCTGCTGGGCGCCTACCTGAACAAGCTGCTGCCCAGCTGGGGGCTGGGCGTGGTGGAGGAAGTCCGGCGGATCATCGGGCTGGTGGCGCTCGTGTTCGGCGTGACCATCCTGGCGATCGTCCTGGTCGGCCAGGGGGGCGACTTCAGCCGCCTGGTGCTCGGCCTGGGCGCCCTCATCGCCTGCCCGCTGGTGCTGACGCTACGTTACGTGGTGCGCCGGGTGCTGATGCGCGCGCAGCTGTGGGGCGTGCCCACCATCGTGTACGGCGCGCACGAGGGCGTGATTGCCGCGCTGCAGGCCACGCCGGGCCTCGGGTACCTGCCGGTGGGGGTCTTTGACGACGTTCCGGACGGCCGCGTGCTGGGCGTGCCGGTGCTCGGGCCGCTGCAGGCGATCAACCTGGGCCAGCCGGTCGCGCCGGTCGCCATCGTGGCCCTGCCGCAGCTCAAGCGCGCCGAATTCGCGCATCTCCTGGAAGGCACCCTGCGCGCCTACCGCAAAGTGGTGGTGGTCTCCGCCATGGCGGACCTGCCGTCGCTGTGGGCCATGTCGGTGGACATGGGCGGCATTCTGGGCCTCGAACTGACCCGCAACCTGCTCGACCCCACCGCGCGGCTGCTCAAGCGGGCCTTTGACCTGACGAGCGTGCTGGTCACGGCCGCGTGCTGGGTGCCGCTGTGCCTGCTCCTCGCGCTGGGCCTGTGGCTCGAGACCCGCACCTCGCCGCTGTTCCTGCAGGAGCGCGTCGGCGAGGACGGCCGGCAGTTCTTCACCTGGAAGTTCCGCACGATGGTGCCGAACGCCGAGCAGGTGCTCGAACGGCACCTGGCGCAGAACCCGGCGCTGCGCGCCGAGTGGGAGACGCACTTCAAACTGCGCGTCGATCCGCGGATCACCCGCCTGGGGGCGCTGCTGCGCAAAACGAGCCTCGACGAACTGCCGCAACTCGTGAATGTGCTGCGCGGGGAGATGAGCCTGGTTGGCCCGCGGCCGCTGCCGGCATATCACGAGTCGCAGCTGCTGCCCCGCACGCGCCAGATCCGCGCGCAGGTGCAGCCCGGCATGACCGGCCTGTGGCAGGTTTCGGGCCGCTCGGCCGCCGGCAACGCCGGGATGGAACGCTGGGATCCGTACTACGTGCGCAACTGGTCGCTGTGGCTGGACCTGGTGATTCTCGCCCGGACGCTGAAAGTGGTGGTGCTCGGGTCCGGCGCGTACTAA
- a CDS encoding UDP-glucuronic acid decarboxylase family protein, with translation MRLLLTGSAGFIGSHLAAHFLNGGHEVVGVDNYLSGQLANTERLLGRPGFSFLQADVSAGLPDVGGPLDWVLHFASPASPPHYQQFPVETLMVGAQGTQHALNLAERHGARFLLASTSEVYGDPLVHPQPETYWGHVNPNGLRSCYDEAKRYAEALTMAYHRARGLDTRIIRIFNTYGPHMRADDGRVVTNFINQALAGEPLTVQGDGQQTRSFQYVSDLIRGVARLMDVTYHDPVNLGGTDAITMLRFAEVVRALVNPDLPIRFVPLAADDPRQRQPDITVARRLLGWAPEVSLDDGLRRTAAYFRHAAAAPPPTPARPGPGRPSDRAPA, from the coding sequence ATGAGGCTGCTGCTGACCGGCAGCGCCGGCTTTATCGGCAGTCACCTCGCCGCGCATTTCCTGAACGGCGGACACGAGGTCGTCGGGGTGGACAACTACCTCAGCGGTCAGCTCGCCAACACCGAGCGGCTGCTGGGCCGCCCGGGCTTCTCGTTTCTGCAGGCCGACGTCAGTGCGGGCCTGCCGGACGTCGGCGGGCCCCTGGACTGGGTGCTGCATTTCGCGTCCCCAGCGAGTCCGCCGCACTACCAGCAGTTTCCGGTCGAGACGCTGATGGTCGGCGCGCAGGGCACGCAGCACGCCCTGAATCTCGCCGAGCGTCACGGCGCGCGTTTCCTGCTGGCGTCCACGTCCGAGGTGTACGGCGATCCCCTGGTGCACCCGCAGCCCGAAACGTACTGGGGGCACGTCAACCCGAACGGGCTGCGCAGCTGCTACGACGAGGCCAAACGCTACGCGGAGGCCCTCACCATGGCCTACCACCGCGCGCGGGGTCTGGACACCCGCATCATCCGCATCTTCAACACCTACGGCCCGCACATGCGCGCCGACGACGGGCGCGTGGTCACCAACTTCATCAACCAGGCGCTCGCCGGCGAGCCGCTCACCGTGCAGGGCGACGGGCAGCAGACGCGAAGCTTCCAGTACGTCAGCGACCTGATCCGCGGCGTCGCGCGCCTGATGGACGTCACGTATCACGACCCGGTGAACCTGGGCGGCACGGACGCCATCACCATGCTGCGCTTCGCGGAGGTGGTGCGCGCCCTGGTCAACCCGGACCTGCCCATCCGGTTCGTGCCGCTCGCCGCGGACGACCCCCGCCAGCGGCAGCCGGACATCACGGTGGCCCGGCGCCTGCTCGGCTGGGCGCCCGAAGTCAGCCTGGACGACGGCCTGCGCCGCACCGCCGCGTACTTCCGGCACGCCGCGGCCGCCCCGCCGCCCACGCCGGCCCGGCCCGGACCCGGCCGGCCGAGTGACCGGGCGCCCGCCTGA
- a CDS encoding UDP-glucose dehydrogenase family protein has translation MNITIVGTGYVGLGTAIMLAFLGYQVTGLDNDEGKISGLQAGRLPIYEPGLEDLLRAASPNLTWTTRYDEAIPQADFIFICVGTPPLPDGHPNLTYLESAVRSVAQHLDGKPQIIVNKSTVPIGTGDWVMRTLEEHAALYATSHYEVVSNPEFLREGTALEDSLYPDRIVLGGSSWATERMRALYAPLIEQSFEAPAHVPRPRGYGRPAVVETTLTSAEMIKYAANAFLALKISYANEIAGLCECVGADIHEVTAGIGLDHRIGTRFLAAGAGWGGSCFGKDTSALISTGHDYGYSMPILRAAMSVNGRQRVLVIEKLQKHLRLLKGKRVAVLGMAFKPDTDDLRDAPAHDFIQRLCQLGATVVAYDPVAMPRARSEWRHLQYVEATSAAAALAGADAVIIATEWTEFRTLNWNEALGVMRTRVVIDARNIIREPLTAPVILEQIGRERPQSSFLPSAALPAVSVGA, from the coding sequence ATGAACATCACCATCGTTGGGACGGGATATGTGGGGCTGGGCACGGCGATCATGCTGGCGTTCCTGGGGTATCAGGTGACGGGCCTCGACAACGACGAAGGAAAAATCAGTGGCCTGCAGGCGGGCCGCCTGCCCATCTACGAGCCGGGCCTCGAGGACCTGCTGCGCGCGGCAAGTCCCAACCTGACCTGGACCACCCGGTACGACGAGGCGATTCCCCAGGCGGACTTCATCTTCATCTGCGTCGGCACGCCCCCCCTGCCTGACGGGCATCCGAACCTCACGTACCTCGAAAGTGCGGTGCGCAGCGTCGCCCAGCACCTCGACGGCAAACCGCAGATCATCGTCAACAAGAGCACCGTCCCGATCGGCACCGGCGACTGGGTGATGCGGACCCTTGAGGAACACGCCGCGCTGTACGCCACCAGCCACTACGAGGTGGTGTCCAACCCGGAATTCCTGCGCGAAGGCACCGCCCTGGAAGACAGCCTCTACCCGGACCGGATCGTGCTGGGCGGCAGCAGCTGGGCCACCGAGCGCATGCGCGCGTTGTACGCTCCGCTGATCGAACAGAGCTTCGAGGCCCCGGCCCACGTCCCCCGGCCCCGCGGGTACGGGCGGCCGGCCGTGGTCGAAACCACCCTCACGAGCGCGGAGATGATCAAGTACGCCGCCAACGCCTTTCTTGCCCTCAAGATCAGCTACGCCAATGAAATCGCCGGTCTGTGCGAGTGCGTCGGCGCTGACATTCACGAGGTCACGGCCGGCATCGGCCTGGACCACCGCATCGGCACGCGCTTTCTTGCGGCCGGCGCCGGGTGGGGCGGCAGCTGCTTTGGCAAGGACACCAGCGCCCTGATCAGCACCGGCCACGATTACGGCTACAGCATGCCGATCCTGCGCGCCGCCATGAGCGTCAACGGGCGCCAGCGCGTCCTGGTGATCGAGAAACTGCAAAAGCACCTGCGGCTGCTCAAAGGCAAACGCGTCGCGGTGCTCGGCATGGCCTTCAAGCCGGACACCGACGACCTGCGTGACGCCCCGGCGCATGACTTCATCCAGCGGCTGTGCCAGCTGGGCGCCACGGTGGTCGCCTACGACCCGGTTGCCATGCCCCGCGCCCGCAGCGAGTGGCGGCACCTGCAGTACGTCGAGGCGACCTCCGCCGCCGCCGCGCTCGCGGGCGCCGACGCCGTGATCATCGCCACCGAATGGACCGAGTTCCGCACCCTGAACTGGAACGAGGCGCTGGGCGTCATGCGCACCCGGGTGGTCATCGACGCGCGCAACATCATCCGCGAGCCCCTCACGGCGCCGGTCATTCTCGAACAGATCGGACGGGAACGCCCGCAGTCGTCGTTCCTGCCGTCGGCCGCGCTGCCGGCCGTGAGCGTCGGCGCATGA
- a CDS encoding glycosyltransferase, with protein MTPMIYLLDSLRESAARPQTRAASRGAHPVRPLKILAVLPSLWPGGAEMQLAHLLTTLPADEFQCELVTLFTVSGRNALSDRLDRAGCRWTDLGVAPALDRPMGALHAARNLLEARRRLRASIQNFQPDVVYSRLWYAGLAVGSLNRRRLDFVHITNEELSLFSHADKGVVKRWLRRWVVAQADHWVVPTRGLYDQFVERGAPRRRGHVIHNATPLPESVTARVPAPPLRVAAMGRLVADKGFERLLHVARLLRDAGHTLVFDVAGEGPERPALEHAARALGVEDCVHFVGYVPDPLAFLQAHDAFVLTSHAEGFANVLVEAMACALPTVAFDIDHGPRELIVHGETGYLAADGDLGAFAGHLRALAQAPDRGAALGQAGRQRAERLFSIPQMTAAFGALFQAAARPPLQTEGA; from the coding sequence ATGACACCGATGATCTACCTCCTGGACAGCCTCAGGGAGAGCGCCGCGCGCCCGCAGACGAGGGCGGCGTCACGCGGCGCGCACCCGGTCCGGCCACTGAAGATTCTGGCGGTGCTGCCGTCGCTGTGGCCGGGCGGCGCTGAGATGCAACTCGCCCATCTGCTGACGACCCTGCCTGCCGATGAGTTTCAATGCGAACTGGTCACCCTGTTCACCGTTTCGGGGCGCAACGCGCTGAGCGACCGGCTGGACCGGGCCGGCTGCCGCTGGACCGATCTGGGCGTGGCGCCGGCGCTCGACCGTCCCATGGGCGCACTTCACGCTGCGCGCAACCTGCTCGAGGCGCGCCGGCGGCTGAGGGCGTCTATTCAGAACTTCCAGCCGGACGTGGTGTACTCCCGCCTGTGGTATGCGGGCCTCGCCGTGGGCAGTCTCAACCGCCGGCGCCTGGACTTCGTGCATATCACCAACGAGGAACTGTCGCTGTTCAGCCACGCCGACAAAGGTGTGGTGAAACGCTGGCTGCGCCGCTGGGTGGTGGCCCAGGCCGACCACTGGGTGGTGCCGACACGCGGCCTGTACGACCAGTTCGTCGAGCGCGGCGCGCCGCGCCGGCGCGGTCACGTTATTCATAACGCCACGCCGCTGCCTGAGAGCGTGACGGCGCGCGTCCCCGCGCCGCCCCTGCGGGTGGCCGCGATGGGACGCCTGGTTGCGGATAAAGGTTTTGAACGGCTGCTTCACGTTGCCCGGCTCCTGCGTGACGCCGGGCACACCCTCGTGTTCGACGTGGCCGGAGAGGGCCCCGAGCGTCCGGCGCTGGAACACGCGGCGCGCGCGCTGGGCGTGGAGGACTGCGTTCATTTCGTCGGGTACGTGCCGGACCCGCTGGCGTTTTTGCAGGCGCACGACGCGTTTGTGCTGACCTCACACGCCGAGGGCTTCGCGAACGTGCTCGTCGAGGCGATGGCCTGCGCTCTGCCCACCGTGGCGTTCGACATCGACCACGGGCCGCGCGAACTGATCGTGCACGGCGAAACCGGCTACCTCGCTGCGGACGGCGACCTCGGGGCGTTCGCCGGGCACCTGCGCGCCCTGGCGCAGGCACCCGACCGCGGCGCGGCGCTCGGGCAGGCCGGCCGGCAGCGGGCCGAGCGGCTGTTCTCCATCCCGCAGATGACCGCGGCCTTCGGGGCGTTGTTCCAGGCAGCGGCGAGGCCGCCGCTGCAGACAGAGGGGGCGTGA
- the asnB gene encoding asparagine synthase (glutamine-hydrolyzing) — MCGILGTIYDHEVSAGALDLRPLRHRGPDAQRSQTVSTAALGHTRLSIIDLFSGAQPMSDVAGHATIVFNGEIYNHLTLRRELEGAGQRFATHSDTEVILAAYLAWGVRGFARLRGMYAFALYDHRTRDTVLARDPFGIKPLFWTRGARHLHFASELGALLSLTDRAPELDLTSVLETLAHRYAFGAHTLYQGVHRLEPGMAMIAGDRLTTVRSVQFIHLSDEVERHRQAGAHATPDDVELRVADSVAHHTIADVPVGCFLSGGLDSSVVAQRLALECAGPLQAYSVGFQDAQSEVSELPHARAVAASIGAELHEVQVGPADFADLAPVLSGSRNGPFADPADVAMLKLSLAAAGDVKVVLSGEGGDEAFAGYPKYAADRYAGLLGPAMKVASARLGRRGRLGIAADALSEPRRAVRWMRWFENDAAPQGLVSALLAGGAQPRRALGWVEDRLAHYPSGWSDLQRMQVLDLESWLPNNLLHRGDYTTMQASIEQRVPMLDLALTPWAVALPDREKLSGLRGKMPVRRAFARRLPQQVLDRPKSGFRLPLGEWLRSDPHLRAMAHDHLLTPGAQLRGWLSGAELERLLSPQALGTTGGAKLAWTALCLELWLGAARPQPVTA, encoded by the coding sequence ATGTGTGGAATTCTCGGCACCATCTACGACCATGAAGTGAGCGCCGGGGCGCTGGACCTGCGGCCGCTGCGCCACCGCGGTCCGGACGCGCAGCGCAGCCAGACGGTCAGCACGGCCGCGCTGGGCCACACGCGCCTGAGCATCATTGACCTGTTCAGCGGCGCGCAGCCCATGAGTGACGTGGCCGGGCACGCGACCATCGTGTTCAACGGGGAAATCTACAACCACCTGACCCTGCGCCGCGAACTCGAGGGGGCCGGACAGCGCTTCGCGACGCACTCGGACACCGAAGTGATTCTCGCGGCGTACCTCGCGTGGGGCGTGCGCGGCTTCGCGCGGCTGCGCGGCATGTACGCCTTCGCGCTGTACGACCACCGCACCCGCGACACCGTGCTGGCCCGCGATCCCTTTGGCATCAAGCCGCTGTTCTGGACGCGCGGCGCGCGTCACCTGCACTTCGCTTCGGAGCTCGGGGCGCTGTTGTCCCTGACGGACCGCGCGCCGGAACTGGACCTGACGTCCGTCCTGGAAACCCTCGCGCACCGGTATGCGTTCGGCGCGCACACCCTGTACCAGGGGGTGCACCGCCTGGAGCCGGGCATGGCCATGATCGCCGGTGACCGGCTGACCACCGTGCGCTCGGTGCAGTTCATTCACCTGAGTGACGAGGTCGAGCGTCACCGGCAGGCCGGCGCGCACGCCACGCCGGACGACGTTGAGCTGCGCGTCGCGGACAGCGTGGCCCACCACACCATCGCGGACGTGCCGGTGGGCTGTTTTCTGAGCGGCGGACTGGATTCCAGCGTCGTGGCCCAGCGGCTCGCCCTGGAGTGCGCCGGGCCGCTGCAGGCCTACTCGGTGGGTTTCCAGGACGCGCAGAGCGAAGTCAGTGAGCTGCCGCACGCCCGCGCGGTCGCGGCGTCGATCGGCGCTGAACTGCACGAGGTGCAGGTCGGCCCGGCGGACTTCGCGGACCTCGCGCCGGTGCTGTCGGGCAGCCGCAACGGCCCGTTCGCGGACCCGGCGGACGTCGCGATGCTGAAACTGTCCCTCGCGGCGGCGGGTGACGTGAAAGTGGTGCTGTCCGGAGAGGGTGGGGACGAGGCGTTTGCCGGGTACCCGAAGTACGCCGCAGACCGCTACGCAGGCCTGCTGGGTCCGGCGATGAAGGTCGCCAGCGCCCGGCTGGGGCGCCGCGGGCGGCTGGGTATCGCGGCCGACGCGCTGTCCGAGCCGCGCCGGGCGGTGCGCTGGATGCGCTGGTTCGAGAACGACGCCGCGCCGCAGGGCCTGGTCTCGGCGCTGCTGGCCGGCGGCGCGCAGCCACGCCGCGCGCTCGGCTGGGTGGAGGACCGCCTCGCGCACTACCCCAGCGGCTGGAGCGACCTGCAGCGCATGCAGGTGCTGGACCTGGAGTCGTGGCTGCCGAACAACCTCCTGCACCGCGGGGACTACACGACCATGCAGGCGTCCATCGAGCAGCGGGTGCCGATGCTGGACCTCGCGCTGACGCCCTGGGCGGTGGCGCTGCCCGACCGGGAGAAGCTCAGCGGCCTGCGCGGCAAGATGCCGGTGCGCCGCGCCTTCGCCCGCCGCCTGCCGCAGCAGGTGCTGGACCGGCCGAAAAGCGGCTTCCGCCTGCCGCTCGGCGAGTGGCTGCGCAGCGATCCGCACCTGCGGGCCATGGCGCACGACCACCTGCTGACGCCCGGCGCGCAGCTGCGCGGCTGGCTGAGCGGCGCGGAACTCGAGCGGCTGCTCTCGCCGCAGGCGCTGGGCACCACTGGCGGGGCCAAGCTGGCCTGGACGGCGCTGTGCCTGGAACTGTGGCTGGGCGCCGCGCGGCCGCAGCCGGTGACCGCATGA